A genomic region of Podarcis raffonei isolate rPodRaf1 chromosome 13, rPodRaf1.pri, whole genome shotgun sequence contains the following coding sequences:
- the LOC128399282 gene encoding olfactory receptor 6B1-like encodes MEQFVTKKERDNETVVTEFILLGFKTLPELQTPLFVIFLAIYMVTVAGNILIATAVLADHHLHKPMYFFLGNLSILEICYTSTTLPKLLASLLSDYHGISFSECFLQFYFFGCFACTECYLLSVMSYDRYVAICKPLHYVTLMNRRLCVQLSVAPWIIGAVLTAITAFCASHLNFCGPNEIDHFFCDYTPLLMLSCGETKQAEMLMTVVGFAGIMPPLILTLTSYACIINTILKIPSNSGRKKAFSTCSSHLIVVTIFYGTLIIVYMLPNTDTLRGLNKIFSLCYTILTPMFNPFIYSLRNRDFKQALTKAFRKFVSERTMEGNQMQQN; translated from the coding sequence ATGGAACAATTTGtgacaaaaaaagaaagggatAATGAAACAGTGGTCACAGAATTTATCCTTCTAGGATTCAAGACGCTTCCTGAACTGCAGACTCCACTCTTTGTTATATTTTTAGCAATCTACATGgtgacagttgctggaaacattcTTATAGCCACAGCAGTCCTCGCTGATCATCATCTTCACAaacccatgtacttcttcctgggGAACCTGTCTATTTTAGAGATCTGCTACACCTCAACAACCCTTCCAAAACTTTTGGCTAGCTTGTTGAGTGACTATCATGGGATTTCTTTTAGTGAGTGTTTCCTCCAGTTCTATTTCTTTGGCTGTTTTGCTTGCACTGAGTGTTACCTCTTATCTGTGATGTCATATGACAGGTATGTAGCCATATGTAAACCATTACATTATGTAACCCTCATGAACAGAAGACTATGTGTTCAGTTATCAGTTGCTCCTTGGATTATTGGGGCTGTACTTACTGCAATTACGGCATTCTGTGCATCACATCTGAATTTCTGTGGCCCCAATGAAATCGACCATTTCTTTTGTGATTATACTCCATTGTTAATGCTCTCCTGTGGTGAAACCAAGCAGGCAGAAATGTTGATGACAGTGGTGGGATTCGCAGGCATCATGCCACCATTGATACTGACCTTGACGTCCTATGCTTGCATTATCAACACCATTTTGAAAATCCCTTCAAACAGTGGCAGGAAGAAAGCTTTTTCTACCTGCTCCTCTCATCTTATTGTGGTCACCATTTTCTATGGTACCCTTATCATAGTGTACATGTTACCAAACACCGACACACTGAGGGGTCTGAACAAAATCTTTTCTCTTTGCTACACCATCCTGactcccatgttcaatcccttcATCTACAGCCTGAGGAACAGAGACTTCAAGCAAGCGCTTACAAAAGCCTTCAGAAAATTTGTGTCTGAGAGAACAATGGAAGGAAACCAAATGCAGCAAAACTAA